GATCTTTGGCCCAAGAGGTGGCCAGAACAGACCACAGACAGCCCTGTGCCATGGCAGGATGACCATAGGTATGGGTCCCCCAAAACTCACCCTGCTGCCCAGCTTCCACTACTCAGCACACTCAGGACTTCAGCATTTATCTCGTTTTCATCTCTGACATTTTTGAAGTGGGGAGAACACTCACATAAAATGAAAATCCAGATAACCTGACATCAACAGATACCATAGCAGGCGTTCTTTGAGAGCCAAATGAGAGTACGACCTTGCATGGGGACAAAGGATGAGGACGGGGGTAGAGGACCTTGAGAAAGGGAGGTGAGAAGTCGCTGGAGACACTTTCTAAGCAGAACCTAGCTGGAGGCCGGCCTTGCTCCCAGGAAGAGATAACTCAGTAGTCAAAACTGCTTtgggggagcagaagtggcttgagtggttgagctcctgcctcccacatgggaggtctctggttcagtccctggcccctggtacctcaaaaaacaacaacaataacaaaatctTTATTGGACCGTGTCCCACAAAaccacacacacgcacgcacacaaaGCGATCCACCAAGACCAGCGAGGTGACATTTTGCAACTCTTTAAAGAAGAGAGAACCACTATTTTCTACAAACTGTTCCTTAGAATAGAAAGGATGCGCCCCATCTCATCCGATAAAGCCACACTAAGCTGATAACTTAGCCTCAGGGCTCTCGAGGTGGCGAGAACCTGATTTGAGTGTGGACATGAACCTCCGGAGCTGAGTCTGTCCTCCCCGTTCTCTCTCAACACAGACTTACTTTCTCTGGGTCTCCTCTAAAGACTGTATCCACATCCACCTCGACCTAACCCGGTGAGTACCTAGTCCACGGCTCCGTGCCAGCGGCCAGAGCGCCTGCCTTGCAGAAGAGACGAGAACTTTCCAAGCTGGAGCCTGGGGCCCCTTTCTGTGCCCTCACAGGGTCCCAGGCAAGGCCCCGTGACCGCTCCTCCCCTGTGCCGTGTGCATACGTGTGTGTGTAAGAGCATGTGCACACCCACAGGTGCCCAGCTGGATGGGCTTTGTCGTGGGCTGTGACACCCCTGGCCGGGCTAAGTGGACCTGCCATCCCCGTTCACAGCAAGGGCCTGGCGGCTTCTGGCTTCTCAACCCCCTCTCCCCGTAGAGCTCCCACCTCCGCCTCGCCAGGGGCCCAAGGGGAGCCAAAGACTCCCGCTGGCCTCTTTGCTCTCCCTCCCCTAACAGGTGTGGTCTCATGTTCACACTCGCCACCAACCTGGCCATCTGGATGGCGGCCGTGGTGGACGAATCCGTGCACCAGGCGCACGTCTACAGCAGCGCTCACAGCAACGCCAGCCACGCCCGCCTCGCCCCTGACCGTGAGTCCCCGCCGCAGACGACCCCCGCGCCACGGCTGCCTCGGGCCGGTGCCCTGTGGGTGGGTAGAGTCAGTCTCCTGTGGCTCCACGAGGGCTGGGAGGAAAGCTGGAGGCCaggagccccctcctcccccaggctcCGCCTCGAAGAGGTGCTGATGTGGGTAAGCCAGGAGGCGGGGTACCGGGGGCATCGCCGTCGCCCTCGAGGGTACAGCCTCAGCCCTGCTGTCTCCATCCCACAAAAGAAAGGACTCCATCTACAGGAAGACAGAtgaggctggggagagggggcGGGAGGCAGAGGGGTTTGATGGTGGAAGCAGGGGCACAGATGGAAGGTAAGAGTGATGCTGACTGCGTGGCAGTGCGCCGAACGTGGCTAAGTGTCCTAAACTCTCACCCCTACTTCACCCTCACGACTTCCCAAGGAGATGGGTACTATTAATATCCCcacttgacagatgaggaaactgaggcacagagaggttacatagcttgctcaaggtcacagagcttgCATTGGAGAGCCAGCATTCAAACGCCCAATGCAGGATGGGGGAAGAACAGAGGGTACAGCCCCTCTGGTCCTCGTCCCTGGACCTCCTCAGGGGCTCCTCCCGCGGCCAGAACCAGATTAGGAGGCCAGGTTCATCTGGACCTCGCTGAAggcccacacaccccactcccgGCACGGGAGGGTCCCGGATGGAAAGCATGGGCCCCGTCCTCGGGGAGACCCCAGCCCAGCAGGGGAGTTCCTAGGATGGATAAAACCCTCAGCCTGTCGTGGTGGGGGccgtgggggtgggaagaggcacGCTGGGAGGAGCTGCCTGACGGCCTAATGGCACTAGTCTGCTTTAGCTCAGCCTTCGCAAGTGGAGCCGCAGTTTCTGGGGGTCAGAGGAGATGTTTGTCAAAGCCTTGGTATCCTATAAGGCAGTCACTGGGCGCGAGATAAGATTCCTATCAGCAGGCTACAAACCGAAGTGACAGGAGGTCACAGTCGAGAGCTGCTCACAGCAGCTCCCTTTCAGGGCTGTCACATCCTAGCGTTTGCCGTGAGGAAGCTTGAGCTTTGGGGCCACCTTCAAACAGGGGCAGGACCACGTCCATCTCCGAGAGCGAGGGGTGATCGCTGGTGGGAGGGACCAAGGGTGGTTTTCTATGTCCCACGGtctctggcacatagtaggtgctcagtaaatatttatagaGTGAATGAGCATCTGGTGGTGAACACAGCAGACAGGGGCCCTGCCCTGACAAAGGTCACAGTGTAGGGGTGCAGCTCTTGAGATGGGGCATCCCCGGGAAGGTGGGAGAGCAGGTCCACCCCGTGTCCCTCTCCCCACAGTGGAGCGCGCGGGCAGCCAGCCCGGAGGAGACCCCTGCTCCTGCAACACGGTCATCTGCCAGATCTTCCAGCAGGGCTACTTCTACCTGTACCCCTTCAACATCGAGTACAGCCTCTTCGCGTCCACCATGCTCTACGTCATGTGGAAGAACGTGGGCCGGCTGCTGCCCTCCACCCCCGGCCACGGCCACGCGCCGTCCCGGGTCAGCCTCTTCCGGGAGACCTTTTTAGCCGGCCCCGTCCTGGGCCTGTTGCTCTTTGTGGTGGGACTGGCCGTCTTCGTCATCTACGAGGTCCAAGTGAGTGGGGACGGGGGCCGCACCAAGCAGGCCCTCGTCATCTACTACAGCTTCAACATCGTCTGTCTGGGGCTCATGACCTTGGTCAGCCTGAGCGGCTCGGTCATCTACCGCTTTGACCGCCGGGCCATGGACCACCATAAGAACCCCACGCGCACCCTGGACGTGGCCCTGCTGATGGGCGCCGCCCTGGGCCAGTACGCCATCTCCTACTACTCCATCGTGGCCATGGTGGTGGGCCTGCCCAGGGACCTGCTGGGGGGCCTCAACCTAGCCTATGCCCTGCTCATGATCGCCCAGCACACCTTCCAGAACGTCTTCATCATCGAGAGCCTCCACCGGGGACCGCCCGGGGCCGAGCCGCAGGACACCCCCCCCAAGGAGCCCTGCCACGGCCTGACCTTTGCCAACCTGGACGCCCTCCACACCTTGCCCAGCGGCCCGCCCACCCCCAGGCTGGTCGACCCCAGTCCCGCGGGCCCTCAGGAAGCGGTGGCCGTCATCTTGGCCCCCAGGGGCCACTGGAGACGCCGGTGCCTGAAGGACATTTCTCTGTTCCTCCTGCTCTGCAACGTCATCGTGAGTAGCAGGGGCGGGGGCCTGGCCTGGAGGAGGTGAAGGCCCGGGCAGGGTGCTCTTTCAGGCCCCTTCGCGTCACCTTCTCTGTCTCGCCCCCGGCCCACGCGAGAATCTTGCCGCTCTCAAGGAAAGGGCCAGGTTCAGAGAGGGCGAGGGGCAGCCCTTGGGCAAAGAGCATCGCAGGGCGCACAGAGGGAAGGGCATCCAGCGCTCTCGTATCTAGAGCGCGACCCCGGAACTGGAGGGGTCCCAGGAAAGGCTGTCCTGGGGGCTGGGCGGAGGCGAGACAGAGCTGTGAGAGCAGGCATGGAGGGCGGGGCCCTCTCCCCCCCATGGGAGGTGTGACTGACCCCGGGAACTTGTGACCTGCCTGCTTCTCAGAATAACTGGAGCAGCATCAGGAAGTAGCAGAGAGCAGCGTAAGTGTGAGCAGTCTGCGAGCGGAGAGCAGGCGGGCTGGCCTGGGAAGGGGGCGTCTAGGGCAGCTGCCCCCGCCCCCGTGAGTCAGCAAGGCCTCTTACACAAAGCGAGGCGTGACTCCGCCATCGATACACACATCCGCCCTGCACGGAAAGACCCCAAGACAGAACACCCCCATACCGAAGGC
This genomic stretch from Dasypus novemcinctus isolate mDasNov1 chromosome 21, mDasNov1.1.hap2, whole genome shotgun sequence harbors:
- the OTOP2 gene encoding proton channel OTOP2, whose amino-acid sequence is MSEERAPGPKESPPAPRPGPREVWKKGGRLLSVLLAVNVLLLACTLISGGAFNKVAVCDTDVFALLSTMMLLAVVWTLFYLLRTARCPDAVPYRDSHAGPIWLRGGLVLFGVCTLVMDVFKTGYYSSFFECQSAIKILYPLIQAVFVIVQTYFLWVSSKDCIHIHLDLTRCGLMFTLATNLAIWMAAVVDESVHQAHVYSSAHSNASHARLAPDLERAGSQPGGDPCSCNTVICQIFQQGYFYLYPFNIEYSLFASTMLYVMWKNVGRLLPSTPGHGHAPSRVSLFRETFLAGPVLGLLLFVVGLAVFVIYEVQVSGDGGRTKQALVIYYSFNIVCLGLMTLVSLSGSVIYRFDRRAMDHHKNPTRTLDVALLMGAALGQYAISYYSIVAMVVGLPRDLLGGLNLAYALLMIAQHTFQNVFIIESLHRGPPGAEPQDTPPKEPCHGLTFANLDALHTLPSGPPTPRLVDPSPAGPQEAVAVILAPRGHWRRRCLKDISLFLLLCNVILWIMPAFGARPHFRNTVEVDFYGYSLWAAIVNICLPFGIFYRMHAVSSLLEVYVLS